The genomic interval CGCTCCCCATCCGCTTGGTGCCCTTTTTGCAGATACATTTGCATAAAATAAGGCTCCAACAACAGCTATCAAAGCTAAAAACGACAAGCTCAATCCAACATAATCATGCACATGATTTTTTACATTTTCTAAAAAAGAATTATCAGTATATCTAGAAAAAATATAGCCGAAGATGCTCACTAATAAAAAGCTTAACACCAACAATAGATTTTGTGCTTTTTCAGCCTTTTCAAATGGCTCGTCGTTGCGTCCGGCAGGTAATTTTTTAGAAAAAAAGAAAATTCCGGCTGCTGCTAAAAATAACAAGGCAACTGCAGCATAAAGCGCTAACATAAGTGAAAGTGATGAACTTTGAATTTTTTCGTCGCTGATAGTTATGCTTCCAAACAATGCTAATCCAACTACTATAGGACCTATGGTGGTACCTAATGAATTCACACCTCCTGCCAAATTTAATCGAGATGCTCCTGCTGCTGGATCGCCTAATGATATGGTGAAGGGTTGAGCTGAGGTTTGTTGAAGTGAAAATCCAAGAGCTACAATAAATAAAGCACCTAAAATTAATCCATATACACCAAGGCTAACGGCTCCAATCATAGCAATTGCCCCAAGTGTACTTAACAACAAACCATAGATAATTCCATTTTTGAAACCCCATTTATTTAGAATATCTAGCTTTCGTTTTCCGCTAACTAAAAATAATACTAGCGCACCCAAATAGTAGGCACCATAAAAAGCGAAATCAATGAGTTGGCTTTGAAATTGGTCTAAGCCAAATTTTGCTTTGCAAAAAGGAATAAATACCCCATTACCGGCAGCAATAAATCCCCAGAAA from Bacteroidota bacterium carries:
- a CDS encoding MFS transporter, which produces MNKSKQTTNWGALSVLISVFFFWGFIAAGNGVFIPFCKAKFGLDQFQSQLIDFAFYGAYYLGALVLFLVSGKRKLDILNKWGFKNGIIYGLLLSTLGAIAMIGAVSLGVYGLILGALFIVALGFSLQQTSAQPFTISLGDPAAGASRLNLAGGVNSLGTTIGPIVVGLALFGSITISDEKIQSSSLSLMLALYAAVALLFLAAAGIFFFSKKLPAGRNDEPFEKAEKAQNLLLVLSFLLVSIFGYIFSRYTDNSFLENVKNHVHDYVGLSLSFLALIAVVGALFYANVSAKRAPSGWGAMQYPQLILGMLAIFTYVGVEVAIQSNLGELLKHPDFGAFQSGEIAPFISMYWGSLMIGRWTGSISLFSVSKSVRTVLMILVPVLAFGVVLFFNTVVGHDMSNLYLYIICLVFLIVGSIIGADKPAKSLLVFSLLGAMAMLVGLATSGTISIYAFLCGGLFCSIMWPCIFSLSIAGLGKYTSQGSAFLIMMILGGGIIPPLQGKLADIIGIHRSYWIPVLCFVYLAFFAIKVRSILSQQGINYDSNETKGAH